The following coding sequences are from one Eucalyptus grandis isolate ANBG69807.140 chromosome 11, ASM1654582v1, whole genome shotgun sequence window:
- the LOC104425892 gene encoding LOW QUALITY PROTEIN: probable aquaporin TIP3-2 (The sequence of the model RefSeq protein was modified relative to this genomic sequence to represent the inferred CDS: inserted 2 bases in 2 codons) — MPAPARAYVFGRANEATHPDSLRATLAELLSTFIFVFAGEGSALALDKLYPIDTGVTRPASSLIAIALAHGLALFAAVASSINISGGHVNPAVTLGALVGGRISFIRAIYYWVAQLLGAILASLLLRLVTAGMRPVGFILGSGVGEMNGLLXEIVMTFGLVYTVYATAIDPKRGSLGIIAPLAIGLIVXSNILVGGPFDGASMNPALAFGPALVGWRWRHHWIYWLGPLIGGALAGLIYEYLVIPTEAPLHTHHQPLAPEDY, encoded by the exons ATGCCAGCCCCGGCTCGCGCGTACGTGTTCGGGAGGGCCAACGAGGCGACCCACCCGGACTCCTTGAGGGCCACCCTGGCCGAGCTCCTCTCCACCTTCATCTTCGTCttcgccggcgagggctcggctCTCGCTCTCG ACAAATTGTACCCGATAGATACCGGTGTAACTAGACCAGCATCTTCGCTGATAGCCATTGCACTTGCACACGGACTAGCACTGTTCGCAGCAGTCGCATCAAGCATTAACATCTCGGGAGGCCATGTGAATCCCGCAGTCACTCTCGGTGCCCTCGTCGGAGGGAGGATCTCCTTTATCCGAGCCATATACTATTGGGTGGCTCAGCTCTTGGGTGCCATACTAGCCTCACTGCTGTTGAGGCTCGTGACTGCCGGAATG AGACCAGTTGGATTCATCCTTGGATCAGGGGTGGGAGAAATGAACGGGCTGC CTGAAATAGTCATGACATTCGGGCTGGTCTACACTGTCTATGCAACAGCGATCGACCCCAAGAGGGGCAGCCTGGGAATCATAGCCCCGCTCGCCATTGGTCTGATTG GCAGCAACATCCTTGTGGGCGGGCCATTTGACGGGGCATCCATGAACCCGGCCCTTGCGTTCGGACCAGCCCTGGTCGGGTGGAGGTGGAGGCACCACTGGATCTACTGGCTCGGCCCGCTTATCGGAGGAGCTCTTGCAGGGTTGATATACGAGTACCTGGTGATACCAACTGAGGCACCACTCCACACTCACCACCAGCCCTTGGCTCCTGAGGACTACTAG
- the LOC104425891 gene encoding DEAD-box ATP-dependent RNA helicase 41 isoform X2, with protein MAHIHLLLLYLDSAMEGWANKDCEQSSVDATNTDEPSDAVKERSRDQRLAFPGDPKCVMCGRYGEYICDETEDDICSLECKRTLLSRISNSSRGGHTSLKKLPTVDECFYVKDGNDKTGSQSLPSDQSEVLRKRLGIHVKGNSIPAPILSFASCPLPQKLLENIESSGYEMPTPVQMQAIPAALTGKSLLVLADTGSGKTASFLVPLITYCANNSLQNSSNGRRPRAIVLEPTRELCIQVEEQAKMLGKGLPFKTALVVGGDPMAGQLYRIQEGVELIVGTPGRLIDLLTKHDIELDDIMIFVLDEVDCMLQRGFRDQVMQIFRALSQPQLLMYSATISPEVEKMAGTMVKDVTVVSVGKPNTSNKAVKHIAIWVETKQKKQKLFDVLMSKQHFKPPAVVYVGSRLGADLLADAIAVKTGMKALSMHGEKSMKERREIMQLFFMGECPVIVATGILGRGVDLLGVRQVIIFDMPNSIKEYVHQVGRASKLGEEGTAVVFVNEENKKVLPDLVELLRASSAPIPRELLNSQYTRSVASAGKGQKKRKQRY; from the exons ATGGCCCATATCCACCTATTGCTTTTGTATTTAGATTCAG CGATGGAAGGCTGGGCCAACAAGGACTGTGAGCAAAGTTCAGTGGATGCTACAAACACCGATGAACCTAGCG ATGCGGTGAAAGAAAGATCTAGAGATCAGAGACTGGCTTTCCCCGGTGACCCGAAATGTGTGATGTGTGGCCGCTATGGTGAATACATATGTGACGAGACAGAAGATGATATTTGCAGCTTGGAATGCAAACGGACTCTGCTAAGCAGGATTAGTAACTCTTCCAGAGGTGGTCATACATCTTTAAAGAAATTACCGACAGTTGATGAGTGCTTTTATGTTAAAGATGGCAATGATAAAACCGGATCTCAGTCTTTACCTAGTGACCAATCTGAAGTGCTTAGGAAAAGACTTGGCATCCATGTGAAGGGAAATTCAATTCCTGCACCCATCTTGTCTTTCGCCTCTTGCCCCCTTCCGCAGAAGCTTCTAGAAAATATTGAATCTTCTGGCTATGAAATGCCCACTCCCGTGCAGATGCAAGCAATACCTGCGGCTCTGACTGGCAAAAGCCTGCTTGTTTTGGCTGATACAGGGTCAGGGAAAACCGCTTCCTTTTTGGTTCCTTTAATTACATATTGTGCAAATAACAGCCTGCAGAACTCTTCAAATGGGAGAAGGCCTCGTGCTATTGTATTGGAACCAACTAGGGAGCTCTGTATACAAGTTGAGGAGCAAGCAAAGATGCTTGGCAAGGGTTTGCCTTTCAAAACTGCACTCGTCGTCGGAGGTGACCCTATGGCTGGACAACTGTATCGCATCCAGGAAGGAGTTGAATTGATAGTGGGGACTCCAGGAAGACTTATTGATCTATTGACCAAGCATGACATTGAGCTGGACGACATCATGATTTTCGTTTTGGATGAGGTGGATTGCATGCTTCAGCGGGGCTTCCGTGATCAGGTGATGCAAATCTTTAGGGCATTATCACAGCCCCAACTGTTGATGTATTCAGCAACAATCTCTCCGGAAGTTGAGAAGATGGCAGGAACCATGGTCAAAGATGTAACTGTTGTCTCTGTTGGCAAGCCCAATACTTCAAATAAGGCAGTGAAGCATATAGCTATCTGGGTGGAGACAAAGCAAAAGAAGCAGAAACTTTTCGATGTGCTGATGAGCAAGCAGCATTTTAAGCCACCAGCAGTGGTGTACGTGGGTTCTAGACTTGGTGCAGATCTGCTAGCTGATGCAATAGCTGTTAAGACTGGAATGAAAGCCTTATCAATGCATGGGGAGAAGTCTatgaaggagaggagagaaatcatgcagttattttttatgGGAGAATGCCCTGTCATTGTTGCAACTGGAATTTTAGGTCGGGGAGTTGACTTGTTGGGTGTGAGACAGGTGATAATTTTTGACATGCCAAATTCAATTAAGGAATATGTCCACCAGGTTGGGAGGGCATCTAAATTAGGTGAGGAGGGTACGGCAGTTGTTTTTGTGAATGAGGAGAATAAGAAGGTGCTCCCTGATTTGGTTGAACTTCTAAGAGCTTCCAGTGCACCTATTCCTCGGGAGCTCCTTAATTCACAATACACAAGGAGTGTTGCTTCTGCTGGCAAGGGGCAGAAAAAGAGGAAGCAACGTTACTAA
- the LOC104425891 gene encoding DEAD-box ATP-dependent RNA helicase 41 isoform X1, whose translation MLRDERAVTSPPPPPPPLPLEIASILAMEGWANKDCEQSSVDATNTDEPSDAVKERSRDQRLAFPGDPKCVMCGRYGEYICDETEDDICSLECKRTLLSRISNSSRGGHTSLKKLPTVDECFYVKDGNDKTGSQSLPSDQSEVLRKRLGIHVKGNSIPAPILSFASCPLPQKLLENIESSGYEMPTPVQMQAIPAALTGKSLLVLADTGSGKTASFLVPLITYCANNSLQNSSNGRRPRAIVLEPTRELCIQVEEQAKMLGKGLPFKTALVVGGDPMAGQLYRIQEGVELIVGTPGRLIDLLTKHDIELDDIMIFVLDEVDCMLQRGFRDQVMQIFRALSQPQLLMYSATISPEVEKMAGTMVKDVTVVSVGKPNTSNKAVKHIAIWVETKQKKQKLFDVLMSKQHFKPPAVVYVGSRLGADLLADAIAVKTGMKALSMHGEKSMKERREIMQLFFMGECPVIVATGILGRGVDLLGVRQVIIFDMPNSIKEYVHQVGRASKLGEEGTAVVFVNEENKKVLPDLVELLRASSAPIPRELLNSQYTRSVASAGKGQKKRKQRY comes from the exons ATGCTTAGAGACGAACGAGCAGTaacctctcctcctcctcctcctcctcctctccctctcgagATTGCAAGCATTTTAG CGATGGAAGGCTGGGCCAACAAGGACTGTGAGCAAAGTTCAGTGGATGCTACAAACACCGATGAACCTAGCG ATGCGGTGAAAGAAAGATCTAGAGATCAGAGACTGGCTTTCCCCGGTGACCCGAAATGTGTGATGTGTGGCCGCTATGGTGAATACATATGTGACGAGACAGAAGATGATATTTGCAGCTTGGAATGCAAACGGACTCTGCTAAGCAGGATTAGTAACTCTTCCAGAGGTGGTCATACATCTTTAAAGAAATTACCGACAGTTGATGAGTGCTTTTATGTTAAAGATGGCAATGATAAAACCGGATCTCAGTCTTTACCTAGTGACCAATCTGAAGTGCTTAGGAAAAGACTTGGCATCCATGTGAAGGGAAATTCAATTCCTGCACCCATCTTGTCTTTCGCCTCTTGCCCCCTTCCGCAGAAGCTTCTAGAAAATATTGAATCTTCTGGCTATGAAATGCCCACTCCCGTGCAGATGCAAGCAATACCTGCGGCTCTGACTGGCAAAAGCCTGCTTGTTTTGGCTGATACAGGGTCAGGGAAAACCGCTTCCTTTTTGGTTCCTTTAATTACATATTGTGCAAATAACAGCCTGCAGAACTCTTCAAATGGGAGAAGGCCTCGTGCTATTGTATTGGAACCAACTAGGGAGCTCTGTATACAAGTTGAGGAGCAAGCAAAGATGCTTGGCAAGGGTTTGCCTTTCAAAACTGCACTCGTCGTCGGAGGTGACCCTATGGCTGGACAACTGTATCGCATCCAGGAAGGAGTTGAATTGATAGTGGGGACTCCAGGAAGACTTATTGATCTATTGACCAAGCATGACATTGAGCTGGACGACATCATGATTTTCGTTTTGGATGAGGTGGATTGCATGCTTCAGCGGGGCTTCCGTGATCAGGTGATGCAAATCTTTAGGGCATTATCACAGCCCCAACTGTTGATGTATTCAGCAACAATCTCTCCGGAAGTTGAGAAGATGGCAGGAACCATGGTCAAAGATGTAACTGTTGTCTCTGTTGGCAAGCCCAATACTTCAAATAAGGCAGTGAAGCATATAGCTATCTGGGTGGAGACAAAGCAAAAGAAGCAGAAACTTTTCGATGTGCTGATGAGCAAGCAGCATTTTAAGCCACCAGCAGTGGTGTACGTGGGTTCTAGACTTGGTGCAGATCTGCTAGCTGATGCAATAGCTGTTAAGACTGGAATGAAAGCCTTATCAATGCATGGGGAGAAGTCTatgaaggagaggagagaaatcatgcagttattttttatgGGAGAATGCCCTGTCATTGTTGCAACTGGAATTTTAGGTCGGGGAGTTGACTTGTTGGGTGTGAGACAGGTGATAATTTTTGACATGCCAAATTCAATTAAGGAATATGTCCACCAGGTTGGGAGGGCATCTAAATTAGGTGAGGAGGGTACGGCAGTTGTTTTTGTGAATGAGGAGAATAAGAAGGTGCTCCCTGATTTGGTTGAACTTCTAAGAGCTTCCAGTGCACCTATTCCTCGGGAGCTCCTTAATTCACAATACACAAGGAGTGTTGCTTCTGCTGGCAAGGGGCAGAAAAAGAGGAAGCAACGTTACTAA
- the LOC104425891 gene encoding DEAD-box ATP-dependent RNA helicase 41 isoform X4 yields MEGWANKDCEQSSVDATNTDEPSDAVKERSRDQRLAFPGDPKCVMCGRYGEYICDETEDDICSLECKRTLLSRISNSSRGGHTSLKKLPTVDECFYVKDGNDKTGSQSLPSDQSEVLRKRLGIHVKGNSIPAPILSFASCPLPQKLLENIESSGYEMPTPVQMQAIPAALTGKSLLVLADTGSGKTASFLVPLITYCANNSLQNSSNGRRPRAIVLEPTRELCIQVEEQAKMLGKGLPFKTALVVGGDPMAGQLYRIQEGVELIVGTPGRLIDLLTKHDIELDDIMIFVLDEVDCMLQRGFRDQVMQIFRALSQPQLLMYSATISPEVEKMAGTMVKDVTVVSVGKPNTSNKAVKHIAIWVETKQKKQKLFDVLMSKQHFKPPAVVYVGSRLGADLLADAIAVKTGMKALSMHGEKSMKERREIMQLFFMGECPVIVATGILGRGVDLLGVRQVIIFDMPNSIKEYVHQVGRASKLGEEGTAVVFVNEENKKVLPDLVELLRASSAPIPRELLNSQYTRSVASAGKGQKKRKQRY; encoded by the exons ATGGAAGGCTGGGCCAACAAGGACTGTGAGCAAAGTTCAGTGGATGCTACAAACACCGATGAACCTAGCG ATGCGGTGAAAGAAAGATCTAGAGATCAGAGACTGGCTTTCCCCGGTGACCCGAAATGTGTGATGTGTGGCCGCTATGGTGAATACATATGTGACGAGACAGAAGATGATATTTGCAGCTTGGAATGCAAACGGACTCTGCTAAGCAGGATTAGTAACTCTTCCAGAGGTGGTCATACATCTTTAAAGAAATTACCGACAGTTGATGAGTGCTTTTATGTTAAAGATGGCAATGATAAAACCGGATCTCAGTCTTTACCTAGTGACCAATCTGAAGTGCTTAGGAAAAGACTTGGCATCCATGTGAAGGGAAATTCAATTCCTGCACCCATCTTGTCTTTCGCCTCTTGCCCCCTTCCGCAGAAGCTTCTAGAAAATATTGAATCTTCTGGCTATGAAATGCCCACTCCCGTGCAGATGCAAGCAATACCTGCGGCTCTGACTGGCAAAAGCCTGCTTGTTTTGGCTGATACAGGGTCAGGGAAAACCGCTTCCTTTTTGGTTCCTTTAATTACATATTGTGCAAATAACAGCCTGCAGAACTCTTCAAATGGGAGAAGGCCTCGTGCTATTGTATTGGAACCAACTAGGGAGCTCTGTATACAAGTTGAGGAGCAAGCAAAGATGCTTGGCAAGGGTTTGCCTTTCAAAACTGCACTCGTCGTCGGAGGTGACCCTATGGCTGGACAACTGTATCGCATCCAGGAAGGAGTTGAATTGATAGTGGGGACTCCAGGAAGACTTATTGATCTATTGACCAAGCATGACATTGAGCTGGACGACATCATGATTTTCGTTTTGGATGAGGTGGATTGCATGCTTCAGCGGGGCTTCCGTGATCAGGTGATGCAAATCTTTAGGGCATTATCACAGCCCCAACTGTTGATGTATTCAGCAACAATCTCTCCGGAAGTTGAGAAGATGGCAGGAACCATGGTCAAAGATGTAACTGTTGTCTCTGTTGGCAAGCCCAATACTTCAAATAAGGCAGTGAAGCATATAGCTATCTGGGTGGAGACAAAGCAAAAGAAGCAGAAACTTTTCGATGTGCTGATGAGCAAGCAGCATTTTAAGCCACCAGCAGTGGTGTACGTGGGTTCTAGACTTGGTGCAGATCTGCTAGCTGATGCAATAGCTGTTAAGACTGGAATGAAAGCCTTATCAATGCATGGGGAGAAGTCTatgaaggagaggagagaaatcatgcagttattttttatgGGAGAATGCCCTGTCATTGTTGCAACTGGAATTTTAGGTCGGGGAGTTGACTTGTTGGGTGTGAGACAGGTGATAATTTTTGACATGCCAAATTCAATTAAGGAATATGTCCACCAGGTTGGGAGGGCATCTAAATTAGGTGAGGAGGGTACGGCAGTTGTTTTTGTGAATGAGGAGAATAAGAAGGTGCTCCCTGATTTGGTTGAACTTCTAAGAGCTTCCAGTGCACCTATTCCTCGGGAGCTCCTTAATTCACAATACACAAGGAGTGTTGCTTCTGCTGGCAAGGGGCAGAAAAAGAGGAAGCAACGTTACTAA
- the LOC104425893 gene encoding acyl-carrier-protein phosphodiesterase PptH-like has product MVLRLASSYMSLPQTPRGSSHLSQRIPFRKFGKMWKRACTRRPDIVPSLNGDDTCLRVFVLSDLHTDYSENMMWVECLSTVKHKRDVLLVAGDVAETYNNFVLTMSLLKERFEHVFYVPGNHDLWCRRGSEISFGSLEKLEKLLDACKRLGVKTDPVVIGSLGIIPLFSWYHESFDREDDITSFRIPPLEMACKDYHACKWPEELSNKDTSLASYFDAMNEHNMDIVEDIKKTCEQIITFSHFVPRQELCPEKRMLFYPNLPKIIGSDSLEVRLRSIHGAEGSGSACHVFGHTHFCWDAVLDGIRYVQAPLAYPRERKRRMNGGENWLPFCVYSDGEFTERLSPCYWSDYYSVNPDDPITLNLHPGLPDSTAKE; this is encoded by the exons ATGGTTCTGAGGTTAGCCTCCTCTTATATGAGCTTACCTCAGACCCCGCGCGGTTCGAGCCATCTTTCCCAGCGCATCCCTTTcagaaaatttggaaagatgTGGAAGAGGGCTTGCACCAGGAGGCCGGATATAGTACCTTCTCTAAATGGAGACGACACTTGTTTACGGGTTTTTGTGCTCTCGGATTTGCACACAGACTACTCAGAGAACATGATGTGGGTCGAATGCTTGTCAACTGTTAAACACAAGAGAGACGTGCTTCTTGTTGCTGGTGATGTGGCAGAAACATACAACAACTTTGTTCTCACGATGTCGCTCTTGAAGGAGAGATTCGAGCATGTCTTTTACGTGCCCGGAAACCATGATCTTTGGTGCCGTAGAGGGTCAGAAATTTCT TTCGGTTCCTTGGAAAAGCTGGAGAAACTACTTGATGCATGTAAAAGACTTGGTGTAAAGACGGATCCAGTGGTCATAGGCAGCTTGGGAATCATTCCTTTGTTCTCTTGGTATCATGAG AGCTTTGACAGAGAGGACGATATAACCAGTTTCCGCATCCCCCCTTTGGAGATG GCATGTAAAGACTATCATGCATGCAAGTGGCCAGAGGAGCTTTCAAACAAAGATACTTCCCTAGCTTCTTACTTTGATGCAATGAACGAACATAATATGGATATAGTGGAGGATATCAAAAAGACATGCGAGCAGATCATCACATTTTCTCACTTCGTTCCGAG ACAAGAGTTATGCCCAGAAAAAAGGATGTTGTTCTACCCAAATCTCCCCAAAATTATTGGTTCTGATAGCCTTGAGGTTCGCCTAAGGTCCATACACGGGGCCGAAGGGAGTGGTTCAGCTTGCCATGTCTTCGGCCATACCCATTTCTGCTGGGATGCCGTGCTCGACGGAATCAG ATACGTGCAAGCGCCTCTGGCTTACCCAAGAGAACGGAAGAGAAGGATGAACGGCGGCGAAAATTGGCTACCCTTCTGCGTCTACTCCGACGGCGAGTTCACCGAGAGGCTCTCACCATGTTACTGGTCAGATTACTACTCTGTAAACCCCGACGACCCCATAACACTGAACTTGCACCCTGGGTTGCCAGATTCTACAGCCAAAGAATAA
- the LOC104425894 gene encoding uncharacterized protein LOC104425894 isoform X1, with the protein MAFSRCRNPPNLQCFLDSVTPVVPSRTASKSHIHDINHLWQPAGKEMIKYFELKDLWHSYEEWSAFGVSTKVVLSDGETVKQYYVPYLSAIQIYTNQTIVCNRNKAEGNVAVEFESDSWSDDTGSDKLSRSLSNDSSKAWDSISEDSSSDQPVSWSMRNKLGSIYLEYFEACSPNWRIPLSNKMTELTKDHQALTTLRSMDISPASWMAVAWYPIYHIPNSSNDKDLLTCFLTYHTLSSSFLDSADDVYEDDQCHPLYMDSKLKRVGSDKIRLSPFGLAAYKMRGDLWVKPETFEHLKFTQLHDAAHSWAKQLNVYHHDLNFFSRDSIV; encoded by the exons ATGGCGTTTTCAAGATGTCGTAACCCACCTAATCTGCAATGCTTTCTCGACTCCGTCACTCCAGTCGTTCCTTCAAGAACTGCTTCTAag AGCCACATTCATGATATCAACCATCTATGGCAACCTGCTGGTAAGGAAATGATCAAATACTTTGAACTGAAAGATCTTTGGCATAGCTATGAAGAATGGAGTGCATTTGGTGTCAGTACTAAAGTCGTGTTAAGTGATGGAGAGACGGTTAAGCAATATTATGTGCCCTATCTATCGGCAATCCAAATCTACACTAATCAGACCATTGTTTGTAACAG GAACAAAGCAGAGGGAAATGTTGCGGTGGAATTCGAAAGTGACTCTTGGAGTGATGATACCGGGAGCGATAAGCTATCAAGGTCCTTAAGCAACGATTCAAGCAAGGCTTGGGATAGCATCTCGGAAGATTCGAGCTCAGACCAGCCAGTTTCATGGTCAATGAGGAATAAGCTTGGCTCCATTTACTTGGAGTACTTTGAGGCATGTTCTCCTAACTGGAGAATTCCTCTGTCGAATAAG ATGACCGAATTAACAAAAGATCATCAGGCACTGACAACTCTTAGAAGCATGGATATATCTCCAGCCAGCTGGATGGCTGTCGCTTG GTATCCAATTTACCATATTCCAAACAGCAGCAACGATAAGGACTTGCTGACTTGCTTCCTGACTTATCACACATTGTCGTCATCATTCCTAG ATAGTGCTGATGATGTTTATGAGGACGACCAATGCCATCCTCTTTACATGGACAGTAAACTGAAGAGGGTTGGTTCTGACAAGATTCGGCTTAGTCCATTTGGGTTGGCTGCATACAAGATGCGAGGTGACCTCTGGGTGAAACCGGAGACATTCGAGCATCTCAAGTTCACCCAGCTCCATGACGCGGCTCATTCCTGGGCGAAGCAGCTCAACGTCTACCATCACGACTTGAACTTCTTCAGCCGCGACTCTATTGTATAA
- the LOC104425891 gene encoding DEAD-box ATP-dependent RNA helicase 41 isoform X3: MHDCKPMEGWANKDCEQSSVDATNTDEPSDAVKERSRDQRLAFPGDPKCVMCGRYGEYICDETEDDICSLECKRTLLSRISNSSRGGHTSLKKLPTVDECFYVKDGNDKTGSQSLPSDQSEVLRKRLGIHVKGNSIPAPILSFASCPLPQKLLENIESSGYEMPTPVQMQAIPAALTGKSLLVLADTGSGKTASFLVPLITYCANNSLQNSSNGRRPRAIVLEPTRELCIQVEEQAKMLGKGLPFKTALVVGGDPMAGQLYRIQEGVELIVGTPGRLIDLLTKHDIELDDIMIFVLDEVDCMLQRGFRDQVMQIFRALSQPQLLMYSATISPEVEKMAGTMVKDVTVVSVGKPNTSNKAVKHIAIWVETKQKKQKLFDVLMSKQHFKPPAVVYVGSRLGADLLADAIAVKTGMKALSMHGEKSMKERREIMQLFFMGECPVIVATGILGRGVDLLGVRQVIIFDMPNSIKEYVHQVGRASKLGEEGTAVVFVNEENKKVLPDLVELLRASSAPIPRELLNSQYTRSVASAGKGQKKRKQRY; encoded by the exons ATGCACGATTGCAAAC CGATGGAAGGCTGGGCCAACAAGGACTGTGAGCAAAGTTCAGTGGATGCTACAAACACCGATGAACCTAGCG ATGCGGTGAAAGAAAGATCTAGAGATCAGAGACTGGCTTTCCCCGGTGACCCGAAATGTGTGATGTGTGGCCGCTATGGTGAATACATATGTGACGAGACAGAAGATGATATTTGCAGCTTGGAATGCAAACGGACTCTGCTAAGCAGGATTAGTAACTCTTCCAGAGGTGGTCATACATCTTTAAAGAAATTACCGACAGTTGATGAGTGCTTTTATGTTAAAGATGGCAATGATAAAACCGGATCTCAGTCTTTACCTAGTGACCAATCTGAAGTGCTTAGGAAAAGACTTGGCATCCATGTGAAGGGAAATTCAATTCCTGCACCCATCTTGTCTTTCGCCTCTTGCCCCCTTCCGCAGAAGCTTCTAGAAAATATTGAATCTTCTGGCTATGAAATGCCCACTCCCGTGCAGATGCAAGCAATACCTGCGGCTCTGACTGGCAAAAGCCTGCTTGTTTTGGCTGATACAGGGTCAGGGAAAACCGCTTCCTTTTTGGTTCCTTTAATTACATATTGTGCAAATAACAGCCTGCAGAACTCTTCAAATGGGAGAAGGCCTCGTGCTATTGTATTGGAACCAACTAGGGAGCTCTGTATACAAGTTGAGGAGCAAGCAAAGATGCTTGGCAAGGGTTTGCCTTTCAAAACTGCACTCGTCGTCGGAGGTGACCCTATGGCTGGACAACTGTATCGCATCCAGGAAGGAGTTGAATTGATAGTGGGGACTCCAGGAAGACTTATTGATCTATTGACCAAGCATGACATTGAGCTGGACGACATCATGATTTTCGTTTTGGATGAGGTGGATTGCATGCTTCAGCGGGGCTTCCGTGATCAGGTGATGCAAATCTTTAGGGCATTATCACAGCCCCAACTGTTGATGTATTCAGCAACAATCTCTCCGGAAGTTGAGAAGATGGCAGGAACCATGGTCAAAGATGTAACTGTTGTCTCTGTTGGCAAGCCCAATACTTCAAATAAGGCAGTGAAGCATATAGCTATCTGGGTGGAGACAAAGCAAAAGAAGCAGAAACTTTTCGATGTGCTGATGAGCAAGCAGCATTTTAAGCCACCAGCAGTGGTGTACGTGGGTTCTAGACTTGGTGCAGATCTGCTAGCTGATGCAATAGCTGTTAAGACTGGAATGAAAGCCTTATCAATGCATGGGGAGAAGTCTatgaaggagaggagagaaatcatgcagttattttttatgGGAGAATGCCCTGTCATTGTTGCAACTGGAATTTTAGGTCGGGGAGTTGACTTGTTGGGTGTGAGACAGGTGATAATTTTTGACATGCCAAATTCAATTAAGGAATATGTCCACCAGGTTGGGAGGGCATCTAAATTAGGTGAGGAGGGTACGGCAGTTGTTTTTGTGAATGAGGAGAATAAGAAGGTGCTCCCTGATTTGGTTGAACTTCTAAGAGCTTCCAGTGCACCTATTCCTCGGGAGCTCCTTAATTCACAATACACAAGGAGTGTTGCTTCTGCTGGCAAGGGGCAGAAAAAGAGGAAGCAACGTTACTAA
- the LOC104425894 gene encoding uncharacterized protein LOC104425894 isoform X2: protein MQESWSHIHDINHLWQPAGKEMIKYFELKDLWHSYEEWSAFGVSTKVVLSDGETVKQYYVPYLSAIQIYTNQTIVCNRNKAEGNVAVEFESDSWSDDTGSDKLSRSLSNDSSKAWDSISEDSSSDQPVSWSMRNKLGSIYLEYFEACSPNWRIPLSNKMTELTKDHQALTTLRSMDISPASWMAVAWYPIYHIPNSSNDKDLLTCFLTYHTLSSSFLDSADDVYEDDQCHPLYMDSKLKRVGSDKIRLSPFGLAAYKMRGDLWVKPETFEHLKFTQLHDAAHSWAKQLNVYHHDLNFFSRDSIV from the exons atgCAAGAAAGTTGG AGCCACATTCATGATATCAACCATCTATGGCAACCTGCTGGTAAGGAAATGATCAAATACTTTGAACTGAAAGATCTTTGGCATAGCTATGAAGAATGGAGTGCATTTGGTGTCAGTACTAAAGTCGTGTTAAGTGATGGAGAGACGGTTAAGCAATATTATGTGCCCTATCTATCGGCAATCCAAATCTACACTAATCAGACCATTGTTTGTAACAG GAACAAAGCAGAGGGAAATGTTGCGGTGGAATTCGAAAGTGACTCTTGGAGTGATGATACCGGGAGCGATAAGCTATCAAGGTCCTTAAGCAACGATTCAAGCAAGGCTTGGGATAGCATCTCGGAAGATTCGAGCTCAGACCAGCCAGTTTCATGGTCAATGAGGAATAAGCTTGGCTCCATTTACTTGGAGTACTTTGAGGCATGTTCTCCTAACTGGAGAATTCCTCTGTCGAATAAG ATGACCGAATTAACAAAAGATCATCAGGCACTGACAACTCTTAGAAGCATGGATATATCTCCAGCCAGCTGGATGGCTGTCGCTTG GTATCCAATTTACCATATTCCAAACAGCAGCAACGATAAGGACTTGCTGACTTGCTTCCTGACTTATCACACATTGTCGTCATCATTCCTAG ATAGTGCTGATGATGTTTATGAGGACGACCAATGCCATCCTCTTTACATGGACAGTAAACTGAAGAGGGTTGGTTCTGACAAGATTCGGCTTAGTCCATTTGGGTTGGCTGCATACAAGATGCGAGGTGACCTCTGGGTGAAACCGGAGACATTCGAGCATCTCAAGTTCACCCAGCTCCATGACGCGGCTCATTCCTGGGCGAAGCAGCTCAACGTCTACCATCACGACTTGAACTTCTTCAGCCGCGACTCTATTGTATAA